A region of Natribaculum luteum DNA encodes the following proteins:
- a CDS encoding ABC transporter ATP-binding protein — protein MARVTLDNVTKRYEDVVAVDDMNLEIEDGEFVTFVGPSGCGKSTTMETIAGLTKPTEGTIHIGDTDVTTLPPKDRGVAMVFQNIALFPHMDVYDNISFGLRLRKYDTEVIDRRVERAADIVQLEGMLDRMPDEMSGGQRQRVAIARAIVREPDVFLMDEPLANLDAKLRVHMRTELQRLHKELETTIIYVTHDQAEAMTMSDRIAVINAGELQQIDPPLTCYNEPANRFVAGFIGSPSMNFVEGEVTADGLQTDNFDVEFDPTAISDVAVGDAVTMGVRPEDVHLADRAETLSSASAAVDATTDVLEPMGDEIFVYLRLDDSSSRTMDGEVATASNQLLMSVDPDAAIDEDEPVDVVLDRSKVHLFDVETGEAICHGLEAHEASPLAETETEGQR, from the coding sequence ATGGCACGAGTAACACTCGACAACGTCACGAAACGCTACGAAGACGTCGTCGCGGTCGACGACATGAACCTCGAGATCGAAGACGGCGAGTTCGTCACCTTCGTCGGCCCTTCCGGCTGTGGGAAGTCGACGACGATGGAGACCATCGCCGGCCTCACGAAACCCACGGAGGGGACGATCCACATCGGCGACACCGACGTGACCACCCTCCCGCCGAAAGATCGGGGGGTGGCGATGGTCTTCCAGAACATCGCCCTGTTCCCGCACATGGACGTCTACGACAACATCTCCTTCGGGCTTCGACTGCGGAAGTACGACACGGAAGTGATCGACCGCCGCGTCGAGCGGGCGGCCGACATCGTTCAGCTCGAGGGGATGTTAGATCGGATGCCCGACGAGATGTCCGGCGGCCAGCGCCAGCGCGTCGCCATCGCCCGCGCGATCGTCCGCGAGCCCGACGTCTTCCTGATGGACGAACCGCTCGCGAACCTGGACGCCAAGCTCCGCGTGCACATGCGCACGGAGCTCCAGCGCCTCCACAAGGAACTCGAGACGACGATCATCTACGTCACCCACGACCAGGCCGAGGCGATGACGATGTCCGATCGCATCGCCGTCATCAACGCCGGCGAACTCCAGCAGATCGACCCCCCACTGACCTGCTACAACGAGCCGGCGAATCGGTTCGTCGCCGGCTTCATCGGTTCGCCATCGATGAACTTCGTCGAGGGCGAGGTGACGGCTGACGGCCTCCAGACCGACAACTTCGACGTCGAGTTCGATCCGACAGCCATCTCCGACGTCGCCGTCGGCGACGCCGTCACCATGGGGGTCCGACCCGAGGACGTCCACCTCGCAGACCGCGCCGAGACGCTGTCGAGCGCGTCTGCCGCCGTCGACGCCACGACCGACGTCCTGGAGCCGATGGGCGACGAGATCTTCGTCTACCTCAGGCTCGACGACTCGAGCAGCCGAACGATGGACGGCGAAGTCGCGACCGCGTCGAACCAGCTGTTGATGAGCGTCGACCCCGACGCGGCCATCGACGAGGACGAACCGGTCGACGTCGTCCTCGATCGGTCGAAGGTTCACCTCTTCGACGTGGAGACGGGCGAGGCGATCTGCCACGGACTCGAGGCCCACGAAGCGAGTCCGCTCGCCGAGACGGAAACGGAGGGACAGCGATGA
- a CDS encoding Gfo/Idh/MocA family protein, which translates to MTSTLSTVRTGIVGLGNIGHHHAERLVDLGVPLVGGMDVSAEARRRFATRYDVDVYETHEDLFDAVDAVVVTTPNKFHEEYAVDALERGLHVLLEKPLAHNVESAERIAKAAADSDAQCMVGFNNRFSNAVQIVKDRIERGELGRVTHLEANYVRRRGVPGRGSWFTRRDISGGGALIDLGVHAIDLALYLLGYPDVEDVSGVTRSEFGPRDDYAYLEMWGEDDGPEGFDVDDSASAFVRCAGNRAISLETAWATNRPANHEFVVRGTDAAARFDLLEGDLTIYSASSTSPNHLEDTSVETRGNDSHADEQAAFFDAIANDRPIGNVEHALTVQRVIDAIYRSSDARRTVAVADSSRRRPDDLAAEVRDGSGETNDRAPKAARDDLE; encoded by the coding sequence ATGACTTCGACTCTCTCGACTGTACGGACAGGTATCGTCGGCCTCGGAAACATCGGCCACCACCACGCCGAGCGGCTCGTCGACCTCGGCGTGCCGCTGGTCGGCGGGATGGACGTCTCCGCCGAGGCACGCAGACGCTTCGCAACACGCTACGACGTCGACGTCTACGAGACTCACGAGGATCTCTTCGACGCCGTCGACGCCGTCGTCGTAACCACGCCCAACAAGTTCCACGAGGAGTACGCCGTCGACGCCCTCGAGCGGGGCCTGCACGTCCTCCTCGAGAAACCGCTCGCCCACAACGTAGAGAGCGCAGAACGCATCGCGAAAGCGGCGGCCGACTCGGACGCACAGTGTATGGTCGGCTTCAACAACCGGTTCTCGAACGCCGTCCAGATCGTCAAAGACCGAATCGAACGTGGCGAACTCGGCCGAGTCACGCACCTCGAGGCCAACTACGTGCGCCGCCGTGGCGTCCCCGGACGGGGTTCGTGGTTCACCCGCCGCGACATCTCCGGCGGTGGTGCGCTCATCGACCTCGGCGTTCACGCGATCGACCTCGCGCTGTACCTGCTTGGCTACCCCGACGTCGAGGACGTCTCGGGCGTTACCAGATCTGAATTCGGTCCGCGAGACGATTACGCTTACCTCGAGATGTGGGGCGAGGACGACGGCCCGGAGGGGTTCGACGTGGACGACTCCGCGAGCGCGTTCGTCCGCTGTGCGGGCAACCGGGCGATCTCGCTCGAGACCGCGTGGGCGACCAACCGACCGGCCAACCACGAGTTCGTCGTCCGTGGCACCGACGCGGCCGCCCGGTTCGACCTCCTCGAGGGCGATCTCACGATCTATTCGGCGAGTTCGACCAGTCCCAACCACCTGGAGGACACGAGCGTCGAAACGCGAGGGAACGACTCCCACGCCGACGAACAGGCGGCGTTCTTCGACGCGATCGCGAACGATCGACCGATCGGGAACGTCGAACACGCACTGACCGTCCAGCGCGTCATCGACGCGATCTACCGCTCGAGCGATGCCCGACGGACCGTCGCCGTCGCCGACAGCTCTCGCCGGCGGCCCGACGATCTGGCGGCCGAGGTCCGTGACGGCTCGGGCGAGACGAACGATCGGGCGCCGAAAGCCGCCCGCGACGACCTCGAGTAA
- a CDS encoding Gfo/Idh/MocA family protein encodes MALEVGVLGYRFMGKAHANALSRLPMFFPDAPAVERRVLVGRDEEALAEAADRFGFESTATDWREVVDDVDVFYNLGPNHVHAEPSIAALEAGTPVFCEKPLAPTLETAREMTDAARRAGVPAGCAFNYRFVPAIQYAKELLESGELGEIHHVRGRYLQDWLVDPDAPWSWRNDEEMAGSGALGDLGSHTVDLVRFLVGEIDRVSGHLQTFVDERPVEGSDETRPVTVDDAYSAQLELENGAMGTLEASRFATGHKNDHTIEIHGSEGSLKFSLERLNELELLREDDRGYETILVTDADDPYVDHWWPPGHVIGWEHTFVHENYEFLTAVANEGAFEPSFEDGLAAQRVLEAIQRSDDRGEWVDLDREFE; translated from the coding sequence ATGGCACTGGAAGTCGGCGTACTCGGGTATCGCTTCATGGGCAAGGCCCACGCCAACGCGCTCTCGCGGCTCCCGATGTTCTTCCCGGACGCACCGGCGGTCGAACGACGCGTGCTCGTCGGCCGCGACGAGGAGGCACTCGCCGAGGCTGCCGACCGCTTCGGCTTCGAATCGACGGCGACCGACTGGCGCGAGGTCGTCGACGACGTCGACGTCTTCTACAACCTCGGCCCGAACCACGTCCACGCCGAGCCCTCGATCGCCGCGCTCGAGGCCGGTACGCCGGTCTTTTGCGAGAAACCGCTCGCTCCGACGCTCGAGACGGCCCGGGAGATGACCGACGCCGCACGTCGGGCCGGCGTCCCCGCCGGCTGTGCGTTCAACTATCGGTTCGTACCCGCCATCCAGTACGCGAAAGAGCTGCTCGAGTCCGGCGAACTCGGCGAGATCCACCACGTTCGCGGCCGCTACCTGCAGGACTGGCTGGTCGATCCCGACGCGCCCTGGTCCTGGCGCAACGACGAGGAGATGGCCGGCTCGGGTGCCCTCGGCGACCTGGGTTCGCACACCGTCGACCTCGTGCGATTCCTCGTCGGCGAGATCGATCGAGTCAGCGGCCACCTGCAGACGTTCGTCGACGAGCGGCCGGTGGAAGGCAGCGACGAAACCAGGCCGGTTACCGTCGACGACGCCTACTCGGCACAGCTCGAACTCGAGAACGGCGCGATGGGGACTCTCGAGGCCTCGCGGTTCGCGACCGGCCACAAGAACGACCACACGATCGAGATCCACGGCTCCGAGGGCAGTCTGAAGTTCTCGCTCGAGCGGCTGAACGAACTCGAACTGCTCCGCGAGGACGACCGGGGCTACGAGACGATCCTCGTGACCGACGCGGACGACCCGTACGTCGACCACTGGTGGCCGCCGGGCCACGTCATCGGCTGGGAGCACACGTTCGTCCACGAGAACTACGAGTTCCTGACCGCGGTAGCGAACGAGGGCGCGTTCGAACCGAGCTTCGAGGACGGACTCGCCGCCCAGCGCGTCCTCGAGGCGATCCAGCGAAGTGACGACCGCGGCGAGTGGGTCGACCTCGACCGCGAGTTCGAGTAA
- a CDS encoding PHP domain-containing protein: MLSVELHVHSSLSYDGRDPVELILEQAAAVGLDAIAITDHDEIDASLEAVERASEYGLIGIPGIEISSKAGHVLGMGIDEAIPPGLSYDETLERIRDQGGLAIVPHPFQESRHGVMARISRSELARADAIEVYNSRLLTGRANRQAERFAESRDLPMTAGSDAHISEMVGQAVTRVGANEQSIGAILEAIADGRTSVEGKRTPWHISFRQAAGGAKRRMKSRVAELFE; the protein is encoded by the coding sequence GTGCTGTCGGTCGAACTCCACGTACACTCGTCGTTGTCCTACGACGGTCGCGACCCGGTCGAGCTGATCTTAGAGCAGGCCGCGGCCGTCGGCCTCGACGCGATCGCGATCACCGATCACGACGAGATCGACGCGAGTCTCGAGGCAGTCGAGCGCGCATCGGAGTACGGCCTGATCGGGATTCCCGGCATCGAAATCTCGAGCAAGGCGGGACACGTCCTCGGCATGGGGATCGACGAGGCCATCCCGCCCGGCCTGTCGTACGACGAGACGCTCGAGCGGATTCGCGACCAGGGCGGACTGGCGATCGTCCCACACCCGTTCCAGGAGTCACGCCACGGCGTGATGGCACGGATTTCGCGATCGGAACTCGCGCGGGCGGACGCGATCGAAGTCTACAACTCGCGACTCCTCACCGGCCGGGCGAACAGGCAGGCCGAACGGTTCGCCGAATCGCGCGACCTTCCGATGACCGCCGGAAGCGACGCCCACATCAGCGAGATGGTCGGGCAGGCGGTCACTCGCGTCGGCGCGAACGAGCAGAGTATCGGGGCGATCCTCGAGGCGATCGCCGACGGCCGAACCTCGGTCGAGGGCAAGCGGACGCCCTGGCACATCAGCTTCCGACAGGCCGCCGGTGGTGCGAAACGACGGATGAAAAGTCGCGTCGCGGAGCTGTTCGAATGA
- a CDS encoding asparagine synthase C-terminal domain-containing protein, producing MTIRGTDAETVRDAIENEDPLPGTTGFAGEVDGRLVRDVLGRVPLFVEGGVDEPTPEEWAFSPTDLEEPTAFPAGTVAADGDWTHCWQLPNPDPDTDHERALERVDRAIRTATDATPDGNVAVAFSGGVDSALVAELLDAPLYVAGFPDSHDVEAARTAAEAMGRELTVVELEPDDLERATPTVARAIGRTNAMDVQIALPLFLVAQRVAADGFDALAVGQGADELFGGYEKVARLDHRVEADTVRGAVREQLHTLPAQLPRDVLAIEAGGVDPIAPLLCDAVVDAALRLPTELLVDDEMRKRGLRIVASAYLPESVANREKKAVQYGSLVARELDRLARQAGYKRRMDDHVTKYVRSLLADDAL from the coding sequence ATGACGATCCGTGGCACCGACGCGGAGACGGTTCGTGACGCCATCGAGAACGAGGACCCGCTGCCCGGAACGACGGGCTTCGCCGGCGAGGTCGACGGACGGCTGGTGCGAGACGTCCTCGGGCGCGTGCCGCTGTTCGTCGAAGGCGGCGTCGACGAGCCGACGCCGGAGGAGTGGGCCTTCTCGCCGACCGACCTCGAGGAGCCGACCGCGTTCCCCGCGGGAACCGTCGCCGCAGACGGCGACTGGACCCACTGCTGGCAGCTCCCGAACCCGGATCCGGACACCGATCACGAGCGCGCACTCGAGCGGGTCGACCGGGCGATCCGAACCGCGACGGACGCGACGCCGGACGGAAACGTCGCGGTCGCCTTCTCCGGCGGCGTCGACTCCGCGCTCGTCGCGGAGCTACTCGACGCCCCGCTTTACGTCGCCGGCTTCCCGGACAGCCACGACGTCGAGGCAGCGCGGACGGCTGCCGAGGCGATGGGTCGCGAACTGACGGTCGTCGAACTCGAGCCGGACGATCTGGAGCGAGCGACGCCGACGGTCGCACGGGCCATCGGGCGGACGAACGCGATGGACGTCCAGATCGCGTTGCCGCTGTTTCTCGTCGCCCAACGAGTCGCCGCCGACGGCTTCGACGCGCTCGCGGTCGGCCAGGGCGCGGACGAACTGTTCGGGGGCTACGAGAAGGTCGCCAGACTCGACCACCGGGTCGAGGCCGACACCGTTCGCGGTGCGGTTCGCGAACAGCTCCACACGCTCCCGGCGCAGTTGCCACGGGACGTGCTCGCGATCGAGGCGGGAGGCGTCGACCCCATCGCGCCGCTGCTCTGCGACGCGGTCGTCGACGCTGCACTTCGGCTCCCAACCGAACTGCTCGTCGACGACGAGATGCGCAAGCGGGGGCTCCGGATCGTGGCGTCGGCGTACCTCCCCGAGTCGGTCGCGAATCGGGAGAAGAAGGCAGTCCAGTACGGCAGCCTCGTCGCTCGAGAACTCGACCGACTGGCCCGTCAGGCGGGGTACAAACGCCGGATGGACGACCACGTCACGAAGTACGTCCGGTCGCTGCTCGCAGACGACGCGCTGTAG
- a CDS encoding transcription initiation factor IIB has translation MTESPIRTRSGEQREAEADESTTSDERTRCPECGGRLTSDAEHGETVCEECGLVVEEDEIDRGPEWRAFDSAEKNEKSRVGAPTTKMMHDQGLSTNIGWQDKDAYGKALSSRQRQKMQRLRTWNERFRTRDSKERNLKQALGEIDRMASALGLPENVRETASVIYRRALDENLLPGRSIEGVATASLYAAARQAGTPRSLDELAAVSRVEKDEIARTYRYVIRELGLEIQPADPVSYVPRFASDLDLSEETERTARRLLETAKEEGVHSGKSPVGLAAAAVYAAALLTNEKVTQNEVSEVANISEVTIRNRYHELLEAEEGTPA, from the coding sequence ATGACGGAATCCCCCATCCGAACTCGGAGCGGCGAGCAACGTGAGGCCGAGGCGGACGAGTCCACGACGTCGGACGAGCGAACGCGCTGTCCGGAGTGCGGTGGCCGGCTGACGAGCGACGCCGAGCACGGCGAGACGGTCTGTGAGGAGTGTGGCCTGGTCGTCGAAGAAGACGAGATCGACCGCGGGCCGGAGTGGCGCGCGTTCGACAGCGCCGAGAAAAACGAGAAGAGTCGCGTGGGCGCACCGACGACGAAGATGATGCACGACCAGGGGCTGTCGACGAACATCGGCTGGCAGGACAAAGACGCCTACGGCAAGGCGCTCTCGAGTCGCCAGCGCCAGAAGATGCAGCGCCTTCGCACGTGGAACGAGCGCTTCCGCACCCGCGACAGCAAAGAGCGCAACTTAAAGCAGGCACTCGGCGAGATCGACCGCATGGCCTCGGCGCTTGGCCTCCCCGAGAACGTCCGCGAGACCGCGTCGGTGATCTACCGGCGTGCGCTCGACGAGAACCTCCTGCCGGGACGCTCGATCGAGGGCGTCGCCACCGCGTCGCTGTACGCGGCGGCCCGCCAGGCCGGTACCCCCCGCAGTCTCGACGAACTCGCCGCGGTGAGCCGCGTCGAAAAGGACGAAATCGCCCGCACCTACCGCTACGTGATTCGCGAACTCGGCCTCGAGATCCAGCCCGCCGACCCCGTGAGCTACGTTCCACGATTCGCAAGCGACCTCGACCTCTCGGAGGAGACCGAGCGGACGGCCCGCAGACTGCTCGAGACGGCAAAAGAGGAGGGCGTCCACTCGGGCAAGTCTCCGGTCGGCCTCGCAGCGGCTGCAGTGTACGCCGCTGCCTTGCTGACCAACGAGAAGGTCACCCAGAACGAGGTCAGCGAGGTCGCCAACATCTCCGAAGTGACCATCCGCAACCGATATCACGAACTACTCGAGGCCGAGGAGGGCACGCCCGCCTGA
- the gatC gene encoding Asp-tRNA(Asn)/Glu-tRNA(Gln) amidotransferase subunit GatC: MSDDAVNPEEVRHVAALARIDLEDAEVDRFTDQFADILEYFETLDSVPEVERDVELANVMRPDEEHDCLDSEDALRNAPESEDGYFKGPNVS, translated from the coding sequence ATGAGCGACGACGCCGTCAACCCGGAGGAAGTCCGCCACGTCGCGGCGCTTGCCCGGATCGACCTCGAGGACGCGGAGGTCGACCGCTTTACCGACCAGTTCGCGGACATCCTCGAGTACTTCGAGACGCTCGACTCGGTTCCGGAGGTCGAACGCGACGTCGAACTCGCGAACGTGATGCGTCCGGACGAGGAACACGACTGTCTCGACAGCGAGGACGCCCTCCGGAACGCCCCGGAGAGCGAGGACGGCTACTTCAAAGGACCGAACGTCTCCTGA
- the gatA gene encoding Asp-tRNA(Asn)/Glu-tRNA(Gln) amidotransferase subunit GatA, with product MSENIFITEAEIAGDAEGPLAGKTVAVKDNISTDGVRTTCGSRMLEEYVPPYDATVVSRLKDAGATIVGKANMDEFGMGTTTETSYFGATDNPAAPGHVPGGSSGGSAAAVAAGEADLALGSDTGGSVRCPAAFCGVVGIKPTYGLVSRYGLVAYANSLEQIGPFAPTVEEAAELLDVIAGSDERDATTRTEGDDSNYAAAADGDVDGLSIGVPTELLEGADEGVVETFWDAIARLEDQGATTHEVSLPSVEHAVEAYYVIAMSEASSNLARFDGVRYGHSGGYDGNWNEAFGRAREEGFGDEVKRRILLGTYALSAGYHDKYYKKAQDARAWVKQDFDEALSEADVLASPTMPVPPFELGESLDDPLQMYLADANTVPVNLADLPAISVPAGEADGLPVGLQLVGPAFGEERLIRAGSALA from the coding sequence ATGTCGGAAAACATCTTCATCACCGAAGCAGAGATCGCCGGCGACGCCGAGGGCCCCCTCGCGGGCAAGACCGTCGCCGTCAAGGACAACATTTCGACGGACGGCGTCCGGACGACCTGCGGGTCGCGGATGCTCGAGGAGTACGTCCCGCCGTACGACGCGACGGTCGTCTCCCGGCTAAAAGACGCCGGCGCGACGATCGTCGGGAAGGCGAACATGGACGAGTTCGGCATGGGGACGACCACCGAGACGTCGTACTTCGGTGCGACGGACAACCCCGCGGCTCCGGGCCACGTCCCCGGCGGCTCATCCGGTGGCTCCGCCGCCGCCGTCGCCGCCGGCGAGGCCGACCTCGCACTCGGCTCTGACACCGGCGGTTCCGTCCGCTGTCCGGCCGCGTTCTGCGGCGTCGTCGGGATCAAGCCCACCTACGGGCTCGTCTCCCGATATGGGCTGGTCGCCTACGCCAACAGCCTGGAGCAGATCGGCCCCTTCGCCCCGACCGTCGAGGAGGCCGCCGAACTGCTCGACGTGATCGCCGGCAGCGACGAGCGCGACGCGACCACTCGTACCGAGGGTGACGACTCGAACTACGCCGCCGCGGCCGACGGCGACGTCGACGGGCTCTCGATCGGCGTGCCGACGGAACTCCTCGAGGGCGCGGACGAGGGCGTCGTCGAGACGTTCTGGGACGCGATCGCACGCCTGGAGGACCAGGGTGCGACCACCCACGAGGTCAGCCTCCCCTCGGTCGAACACGCCGTCGAAGCCTACTACGTGATCGCGATGTCGGAGGCGTCCTCGAACCTGGCACGGTTCGACGGCGTCCGGTACGGTCACTCGGGCGGCTACGACGGCAACTGGAACGAGGCTTTCGGGCGCGCACGCGAGGAAGGCTTCGGCGACGAGGTCAAACGCCGCATCCTGCTTGGCACGTACGCGCTCTCGGCTGGCTACCACGACAAGTACTACAAGAAAGCCCAGGACGCCCGCGCCTGGGTCAAACAGGACTTCGACGAGGCCCTCTCGGAGGCCGACGTCCTTGCCTCGCCGACGATGCCCGTCCCGCCGTTCGAACTCGGCGAGAGCCTCGACGATCCGCTGCAGATGTACCTCGCCGACGCCAACACCGTTCCCGTCAATCTCGCCGACCTGCCGGCGATTTCGGTTCCCGCGGGCGAAGCCGACGGCCTCCCCGTCGGACTGCAACTCGTCGGTCCCGCCTTCGGCGAAGAGCGGCTGATTCGGGCGGGCAGCGCGCTGGCGTAG
- a CDS encoding type 1 glutamine amidotransferase domain-containing protein translates to MSESKSPLEGATVAIVIAPAGTEEIEFTEPKRAVSNAGATVEVVGIEPGEAQAVNNDLQESDTYEVETTFSEASADDYDAVIVPGGTVGADKLRADEDAVALLREHVTTGKPVGSICHGPWTLVETGVVDGRTLTSYPSLETDVRNAGGEWIDEEVVVDGGVITSRGPDDLDAFCETIVDEFATAVDR, encoded by the coding sequence ATGAGCGAATCGAAATCACCGCTCGAGGGCGCGACGGTCGCCATCGTCATCGCGCCGGCGGGAACCGAAGAGATCGAGTTCACGGAACCAAAGCGAGCCGTCTCCAACGCCGGGGCCACAGTCGAGGTCGTCGGGATCGAACCCGGCGAGGCACAGGCCGTCAACAACGATCTCCAGGAGAGCGACACGTACGAGGTCGAAACGACGTTCTCCGAGGCGTCGGCGGACGACTACGACGCGGTGATCGTGCCGGGGGGAACCGTCGGTGCCGACAAACTCCGCGCCGACGAGGACGCGGTCGCCCTGCTTCGAGAGCACGTGACCACTGGCAAGCCCGTTGGCAGCATCTGTCACGGCCCCTGGACGCTGGTCGAAACGGGCGTCGTCGACGGCCGAACGCTGACGTCTTACCCCAGCCTGGAGACCGACGTCCGCAACGCTGGTGGCGAGTGGATCGACGAAGAAGTCGTCGTCGACGGCGGTGTGATCACCAGCCGCGGCCCCGACGACCTCGACGCGTTCTGCGAGACGATCGTCGACGAGTTCGCGACGGCAGTGGATCGATAG
- a CDS encoding helix-turn-helix transcriptional regulator: protein MSISEAEAELSEDERAGLELVRETGGIHQSDFWKELDVSSRKGSRIVESLVEKDLVDREETVYAGHNTYYITPTARDLDFTLLMAGDMLSPFIGEEEVDPNSDAFSQWIMNLAYQE, encoded by the coding sequence GTGAGCATCTCGGAAGCCGAAGCCGAACTCTCGGAAGACGAACGCGCAGGACTCGAGCTCGTCCGCGAGACCGGCGGGATCCACCAGAGCGACTTCTGGAAAGAACTCGACGTCTCCTCGCGGAAGGGAAGCCGGATCGTCGAATCGCTCGTCGAGAAGGACCTCGTCGACCGCGAGGAGACGGTCTACGCCGGACACAACACCTACTATATCACGCCGACCGCACGGGACCTCGATTTCACCCTGCTCATGGCCGGCGACATGCTCTCGCCGTTCATCGGGGAAGAAGAGGTCGACCCCAACAGCGACGCCTTCTCCCAGTGGATCATGAACCTGGCCTACCAGGAGTAG
- a CDS encoding NRDE family protein: MCTLTLAWQVFDDAPVTVAANRDESLERAFVPPGVYREDPLVIAPQDAEAGGTWIGVNEHDVFAGLTNRWTDEELAGERSRGLLVADVLACDSAREAAAVVERTTAEYEYDGFHLVVADEDDAIWLGWDGSLERVALEPGVHVVVNVGFDDHVSIPSFRDEVGRQQAENAKKVRRALEPESGERAEEWLSRAKAVLGDHEYGVCIHENGYGTRSSSLITLGETLTYEFADGPPCRTTHEPIGLEGQV, from the coding sequence GTGTGTACCCTGACTCTCGCGTGGCAGGTCTTCGACGACGCGCCAGTTACGGTCGCCGCCAACCGTGACGAATCGCTCGAGCGTGCGTTCGTCCCGCCGGGCGTCTACCGCGAGGACCCGCTCGTGATCGCCCCGCAGGACGCCGAAGCCGGCGGCACGTGGATCGGTGTCAACGAACACGACGTCTTCGCGGGACTCACCAATCGCTGGACCGACGAGGAGCTTGCGGGAGAGCGGTCGCGGGGACTGCTCGTTGCCGACGTCCTCGCGTGTGACTCCGCGCGCGAGGCGGCGGCGGTCGTCGAGCGAACCACTGCGGAGTACGAGTACGACGGCTTCCACCTCGTCGTCGCGGACGAGGACGACGCCATCTGGCTCGGCTGGGACGGCTCGCTCGAGCGAGTCGCTCTCGAGCCGGGCGTCCACGTCGTCGTCAACGTCGGCTTCGACGACCACGTCTCGATCCCGTCGTTCCGAGACGAGGTCGGCAGACAGCAGGCGGAGAACGCGAAGAAGGTTCGACGCGCGCTCGAGCCGGAGTCAGGCGAACGCGCCGAGGAGTGGCTCTCGCGGGCGAAAGCGGTGCTCGGCGATCACGAGTACGGCGTCTGCATCCACGAGAACGGGTACGGGACGCGGTCGTCGTCGTTGATCACGCTCGGCGAGACACTCACCTACGAGTTCGCCGACGGGCCGCCGTGTCGGACGACCCACGAACCGATTGGCCTCGAAGGGCAGGTTTAA